The window TCACATCTTCATCTGTAAGTTTTCTTCGCAAAGATGTTATCTTTCTGCTGAAAAAGCATCGATTTGTgagttcttcttcctgttgcaATGTTTAGGTGAAAagggtctctctctctcgcaaGATGGCATATGTGACAGCTTCCCATTTTGTCTCGCTTGTCAACAACAACCATGGAGGAGCTTCAGGCTCTGAGGCCAACGCCAATCTGTCTCAGATCAGCTTCAAGTGTCAATCCATGACTCACTGTGGGCTAAGATCCTTCAACATGGTGGATAGGCTTCAGAGGAGATGTCAAGCCAAAGCTGTTTCTGCTAAATCCTCAAAGGGATTACAGCAGAATGCTCCTAAAGCTAAACGTGTGGGTAAGATTGTGTGTGAGAAAGGCATGTCTATGATCTTTATTGGTGCTGAGGTTGGTCCATGGAGCAAAACCGGTGGCCTTGGTGATGTCTTAGGTGGTCTTCCTCCAGCTCTCGCCGTaagttcaatatatatatatgcatgacgTCTTTGATGGACcattatgtttatgttttttcttttttttgttaggcAAGAGGCCACCGTGTGATGACAGTATGCCCTCGGTATGACCAATATAAAGATGCTTGGGACACCTGTGTAGTGGTTCAGGTACATTGTTACTCTTATATGGACCTTCAACAACAATCAAGCATCTCGTAATGTTATCTGCTGATAATGATGTAGATAAAAGTTGGAGATAAAGTTGAGGACGTGCGTTTCTTTCACTGCTACAAACGAGGAGTTGATCGTGTCTTTGTCGACCATCCACTCTTCCTTGCAaaggtttgttttcttgtttacCTAATCAACAAGATCATTCAAGCTATGATCTCACAGAGAATACTAAGGTAGGTTGTGGGCAAAACTGGATCCAAAATCTATGGTCCTATAACTGGAGTAGACTACACTGACAACCAACTCCGGTTCAGTTTGTTGTGTCAGGTAAACACTCTTTCCCTTCTTGTTTCTCAATCTTGGTTTGTTTTCTGTGTCAAGACCGAGCTCCTTCCATCtttatgagattttttttctctatcaaGTGCCAAGTTAGAGAGAATATTAGAGAATGATCACTTAGATTTAAATCCTACCTTCTTAGGCTAACCAATCATCTCAAATCTTACAACCTATCTTGTTAAACTCCATTTGGCTGAAACTTGAAGCCCAAAAAGAAAACTGTTTTTTGAAGATAGCTACTTCAGAATCTGTGTTTGAACAACATATGATAACTTGATTTACTTTTGGTCGTTGGCAGGCTGCTCTTGAGGCACCACGGGTTCTAAACCTGAACAGCAGCAAGTATTTCTCTGGACCATATGGTGAGAATGGTTTTCAATTTCTTGTAAAAGCTTTTGAAAACACTCTGCATTCTGAAAAGAAAAGGGATTGTAAACCAATCTATGATGTTATTATAGGGGAAGATGTGGTGTTTGTTGCCAATGATTGGCACACTGCTCTCCTTCCTTGTTACCTCAAGTCTGTGTATCAGTCACGCGGAATCTACATGAATGCAAAGGTAAATGAACTTTTTGTACTCCTTTGTTACGGTAGCTAGATACTTGGTTTGCCAAAATCATAGACAGTAACATCAACTAATCTATAGTCGTCTGATCTAACAGGTTGTGTTCTGCATTCACAACATAGCCTACCAAGGAAGATTTGCCTTTGACGACTTTTCTCTTCTCAATTTGCCTGACAGCTTTAAGAGCTCTTTCGACTTCATGGACGGGTACTAattccttaaaaaaaaacacacattagTACACTCTCTCTGTCCTTAGCTTGATATCTGTGTTCTTGTTCCGTGTACAGTTACGAAAAGCCAGTAAAAGGAAGGAAGATCAACTGGATGAAGGCTGCGATTCTAGAAGCATGGCGTGTCTTAACAGTTAGTCCATACTATGCTCAAGAGCTCATCTCTGGGATCGATAGAGGCGTGGAGCTGCATTCATACCTTCGAATGAAAACAGTTTCTGGAATTATTAACGGCATGGATGTTCAAGAATGGAACCCGGCTACTGACAAGTACATCGATATCAAATATGACATTACCACTGTAACGGAAGCTAAGCCACTGATCAAAGAAGCGCTTCAGGCCGCTGTTGGACTTCCAGTGGACAGGGATGTCCCTGTGATCGGTTTCATTGGGAGATTGGAGGAGCAGAAGGGCTCTGATATTCTCGTGGAAGCTATCTCCAAGTTCATGGGCCTCAATGTTCAGATGGTGATCCTTGTAAGTAGTGGACTTGCGTTCACAAACTTTTTGAATCTTGTCTGATGAAGTTTTTATGACAGGGAACCGGTAAGAAGAAGATGGAGGCTCAGATTCTTGAACTCGAAGAGAAGTTCCCAGGGAAGGCGGTTGGAGTGGCGAAATTCAACGTGCCATTGGCTCATATGATCACAGCAGGAGCTGACTTCATCATTGTCCCCAGCAGGTTTGAGCCGTGCGGTCTCATTCAGCTGCACGCCATGAGGTATGGAACCGTCCCTATTGTGGCATCTACTGGTGGGCTTGTGGATACTGTTAAAGATGGCTTCACAGGTTTCCACATTGGAAGATTCAACGTCAAGGTAGCTAAACTTACACGCTGCGGTTTCTTCCGACATTACAAGTAATTGtgtcttacaatgttttttttctctgtgtgtgtgtgtgtttgtagtGTGAAGTTGTGGATCCAGATGATGTGATTGCAACAGCAAAGGCTGTAGCTAGAGCTGTTGCAGTGTACGGTACACCCGCTATGAAAGAGATGGTCAAGAACTGCATGGACCAAGACTTCTCCTGGAAGGTCCGTTTCATTCGTTTATCTTTTTGCTTGGTTTGCGCTAATGGAAACTGATTTGACGTTTATTGATGGATGCAGGGACCAGCGAGACTGTGGGAGAAGGTACTATTGTCACTAGATGTTGCCGGAAGTGAAGCTGGAGTCGAAGGTGAAGAAATAGCTCCTCTGGCGAAGGAGAACGTAGCGACACCTTGAGAATGTGAGTTTTGAGGAAAACCGTGTTTGGTGGAAGAAACTAGGACTAGGGAAGACACGAGTAAAATTAATGTGTTACGTTACCTGTGGTTATGTATATATACGGGAGATGTTtcaattctaaaataataataagtgcATGTTCGTTTAATCATCCGGAGCCCCGAGGGAAGCTGTGAAAGTGTAAAGACGACAACTAGCTAGCTACATCGATAATCGAACAAGGGTAATGGAAGAGAATATGTTCCTTTGCCCAATAGACAACCATATCTTTTTCAAATCTAGTGATGCGTTTGTTTTCTATGCGGGATTTGAATGTCACGTTACAATGTTcggactcttttttttttgtcaactgaatTTCATTAAAAGCCCAATGCGCATTACATATGATATTATAGATACTGAGGCCCAACACGGAGGACTTGGATCCCCGTCCCATTACGGTTGGAGCAAGCACGTAATTACCCCCCCAAAGCGCGCAGCAGATTCTTCGATTGACAAGTAGACTGGGAAGAATAATAGAATTCAGAGCGCTGACTTCAAAAGACAATCTAGAAGATCAATGTTTTATTAACACAACTCAAAATCAAAGTTAAACGAAAGAGACATGTGGTGGACCTGTTGATTTTAAATtgaaacacaacaaaaaaatTGCCTTAGCAAAGTGAAATCCGATAACAGAaagggtaaaaaaaaatatagaatggACCTCttgtttttctatttaaaaaatgaattaaaaataattcgaaaatagaaaaaaaagacCATGAAACCTAAGAACTTCAGTTTATTTACAAACCCAACCACCATAACCCATCAACCCGATCCGACCCAACTTGCTAACCCTAAATTCCCAATCTCTCATTTTCGAATTCGAAACTTCCTTCCCCAACCACGATCTTCATGATCTCATTCATCTATCTCTCATCTCGAATCCCTCTAATTAGTAATCAAACTCATATTCAAGCATCAATAATCTTAAATCGGATCTCTATCTCTGATTTCGTGTGCGCCATTGAACAATGTCGCCAGAAACGAGATGTGTATTTTGACATATTTAATGTCAGTACATGATCATTTGCTGTTTTTTATAGATTATATGAAGTCTTATATTGGTCTTTAAGAACTTTGTCGCCGTTcaccaaaaataaatttaagctTAGAAAGTGGAACTCAATGAATTCCAATGTATACACTCCCCAATCACTACGGCTCTTGTTTTGTTTAGGAAGGGCATCAACACACATATGACTAAATATAGTGTGATATCTAGAATATCAAAATGATTCTGTTAGTCGGTGACTGCACAGCTTTGACAATCCAAAGGATGAGGATGGTTAATGGTTTCATGTCCTTGTTATGATATATTCCCGCACAATTAAAgacttcaattatttaagtaaCAAAATTTATGCACAAAGAGAGCCAGTGGTTACCATGGACAAAAACCGGAACTTATATGCCAACGTCTCACACTAGTCTCGTTCTTTCATGTGAAGGCAGATCGCCAGTGCTATAATGGTGTAACAAACAATATACTTTGAATTTTTATCCTTCAAAAATATTAGCATGTCTTTATGATTTGAAAACTGAACAAGGAGCTCAAGAAAGCCATCCAATCTGGATTTCATAGCCGCAATTTAGTGTTGTACTAATTCAAAGTCTTTCATCACTTTATTATACTCATCCCGAAAAGTTGTCTTCACTATCTTTGGAATTGCCAGTTTGCATGTGTTGTTTATCTTCTGAATTTCTGTTTCAGTATTCTTTTCGATTTTGGCAACTCGAATCCATacttataaaaaatgaaaaaacattaaaatataattagacaATCAAAAATTAACAATTCATGTAATTCAACACAAAGAAAATCACATACTTCATATTACAATCGGCAATCAAACACTATCAAACCTGACCAAATCACaacaaaaagtttatatatCCTAAACTGGTCTCTCTCAAATTCACATAGATGTCTTATACAATTTCATATATCTACACATGAACATTACGTCAatctaacaagaaaaaaaaaggttcgAGAAAACCATAACCGTAAATTACTGATAAGGAAGAATGGCAgtggaagaagaaaaacagGAGAAGGGAAATGGGATACTGGTCATCACCGGCAACGAAAAGTGATTTTTCACCATTGATTAACTCTGATTTTCAAAGATGAAAAAACCGAAAGAGATAGATGACAAATAAACCGATGAGAAGGAAAAGGGAAGGAGGAGTGGTGAAACTTGGTAAAGAGAGGAGGAACAAGGGTTGAAGTGGAGATTAGTCTCACTGGTGAACAAAGAGATTCAGAGCAGCATACAAATTGACAGCTAAGGAGAGTTGCCTAAAATCAGGTTTGAGTGAATAAGGTTTTGCAGGATAGGATATCAGTTGcaaagttttttctttttctttttaaaatgtaaaaatattatttaaactatatttttaaacatgctATTCCTTATTTAATGTGAAAgagtaaatgaaaataaaaacaattatattctAAACGTACTAAATGATTATGATTGTTCTAAATGAATCCCCTATATAGAAACATATGTTGGTTCTTAAAGTTTATAGAAACATATGTTGGTTCACTTAACATATATTAGATACTTTTtgttaaactaaccataaattaattaacaatctaCAATTAATATGTttcattctttccttaaattaaagctacggaattaccaaaAGTGAATAGAATATATACttgacaattaattattttcataataaatatttgataacaatttaaatATCCTCAATTTACATATCCATAATTTAGATtattttcgtatatgttatatttttgaattttttaaaacaactataaattacaaaaactgttaaaagtctcacaatgaaaattttgtgatcaatagtttcaaatttttgaaattgggaacttaatattttaatttcaaaatttgaattgaattttcaagaaggattaaattattaaaattttaaaagtccCACACTAAAAGTTTTGTTAttaatggtttaacatttttgttaaagatacaaataatcataaaatcatatgattaGGAAATTTCATTTAGTAGATACTcctattgaaaatatattatatatctacgtaaatattatttaaatttaattacatacaatacaaatagaataaaataattgttttaatgtatttaccacaaaatgattgtaaataaacaaaagtgatttctttaattaatgtatatgtctcaatttaattttacatgtaaaa is drawn from Brassica rapa cultivar Chiifu-401-42 chromosome A05, CAAS_Brap_v3.01, whole genome shotgun sequence and contains these coding sequences:
- the LOC103874772 gene encoding granule-bound starch synthase 1, chloroplastic/amyloplastic; translation: MAYVTASHFVSLVNNNHGGASGSEANANLSQISFKCQSMTHCGLRSFNMVDRLQRRCQAKAVSAKSSKGLQQNAPKAKRVGKIVCEKGMSMIFIGAEVGPWSKTGGLGDVLGGLPPALAARGHRVMTVCPRYDQYKDAWDTCVVVQIKVGDKVEDVRFFHCYKRGVDRVFVDHPLFLAKVVGKTGSKIYGPITGVDYTDNQLRFSLLCQAALEAPRVLNLNSSKYFSGPYGEDVVFVANDWHTALLPCYLKSVYQSRGIYMNAKVVFCIHNIAYQGRFAFDDFSLLNLPDSFKSSFDFMDGYEKPVKGRKINWMKAAILEAWRVLTVSPYYAQELISGIDRGVELHSYLRMKTVSGIINGMDVQEWNPATDKYIDIKYDITTVTEAKPLIKEALQAAVGLPVDRDVPVIGFIGRLEEQKGSDILVEAISKFMGLNVQMVILGTGKKKMEAQILELEEKFPGKAVGVAKFNVPLAHMITAGADFIIVPSRFEPCGLIQLHAMRYGTVPIVASTGGLVDTVKDGFTGFHIGRFNVKCEVVDPDDVIATAKAVARAVAVYGTPAMKEMVKNCMDQDFSWKGPARLWEKVLLSLDVAGSEAGVEGEEIAPLAKENVATP